The Streptomyces hundungensis genome contains the following window.
GGACGATGGTGGGCGGTCCCTCGAAGGCGCACCACATCACCGTGATCCGGCCGTTCTCCCGCAGGTGGGCGATGGTTTCCGCCGTGCTGCCCGCGAAGTCGAGGTAGGCGATCCGCTGCTCGTCCAGCACCGCGAAGGAGCCCTTGAGGCCCTTGGGGAGAGGTTGACCGTGCCGTCGGCGACCAGCGGGGCGGTGGCCGTGAAGAGGACGGGCTGCCGCTCTATGAACGTGCGCAGCCGACCGTCGATGCGTTCGTAAGTCTTTCCCATGCCTAAGGATTATGCGCGGATAACCTTCGTGTGTCTAACGAAGTTCTTCGGGTGGCTCACGCTACGTGACATCGTCGACGCCAATGTCCAACAGGGAGGCGGGAGTTGACGGATTCCGCGTTCCGTGCGCGCGGAGTCGGCGTCTTGGGGGTGCTTGGCCGGATCGTGCCCGCACGGATCCGTGCTGCCGTGGTGCGGCTGATAGCTTCCGCGAGTTGATCTTGCTGGTCGCCCGGGGAGGCGACCGCGTACGCCCGAACAAGGAACCCCGAATTGGCTCGTCATCCGCGCAGGCGCCGCTCCGCCTTCGTCCTCCGTGTCGCCGTCCCGACCCTCCTGACCGCGCTGCTGCCCGTGGGCCCCGCCGTGGCCGACACGGGAGGTGCTCCGGCGCCCACCCCACACCTCGACGCCATCGAGCAGACGCTCCGTCAGGTCTCTCCGGGCCTCGAAGGGCGCGTCTGGGAGCGCAGTGAAGGGAACACGCTCGACGCCTCCGTGGCCGGCGGTGGCGACTGGTTGTTGCAGACCCCTGGGTGCTGGGGCGATGCCACCTGTGCCGACCGTCCCGGGAGCAGGCGGCTGCTCGCGAAGATGACGGAGAACATCTCCCGGGCGACCGGAACGGTCGACATATCCACCCTGGCGCCCTTCCCCAACGGCGCGTTCCAGGATGCCGTCGTGACCGGCCTCAAGGCCTCCGTCGCGGCCGGACACCACCTCAAGGTGCGCGTCCTCGTGGGCGCCGCACCGCTCTACCACCTCAATGTGCTGCCGTCGAAGTACCGCGACGACCTCGTCGAGCGGCTCGGCAAGGACGCGGCCGGTGTCACCCTCAACGTCGCGTCGATGACGACGTCCAAGACCGCGTTCTCTTGGAACCACTCCAAGCTGCTCGTGGTCGACGGCAGGTCCGTGATCACCGGAGGCGTCAACAGCTGGAAGGACGACTACCTGGAGACCACCCACCCGGTCGCCGACGTCGACCTCGCCCTGAGCGGGCCGGCCGCCGCCTCCGCGGGGAAGTACCTGGACGAGCTGTGGTCCTGGACCTGCCGGAACAAGAACAACTTCGCCTCCGTCTGGTTCGCCTCCTCCGACGGCGCCGGATGCATGCCCTCCATGCCGCGCGCCGCAGCCCCCGAAACGCCCGGCGCGGGCGTGCCGGTGATCGCGGTCGGCGGGCTCGGCGTGGGCATCCAACAGAGCGATCCCGCCTCGGCGTTCAGGCCCACGCTGCCCACCGCCTCGGACACCCGGTGCGTCGTGGGACTGCACGACAACACCAACGCGGACCGGGACTACGACACGGTCAACCCGGAGGAGAGCGCCCTGCGGGCCCTGATCTCCAGCGCCGGTCGGCACATCGAGATCTCGCAGCAGGACCTCAACGCGACGTGCCCGCCGCTGCCGCGCTACGACATCCGCACCTACGACGCCCTCGCGGCCAAACTGGCCGCCGGAGTCAAGGTGCGCATCGTCGTCAGTGATCCTGCCAACCGTGGCGCGGTGGGCAGCGGAGGCTACTCGCAGATCAAGTCGCTCTCGGAGATCAGCGACGTCCTGCGCGCCCGACTCGCCCTGCTCACCGGCGACCAGGCCTCGGCGCGCACCGCCCTCTGCTCGAACCTGCAACTGGCCACGTTCCGTGGCTCGGCGAACCCGACGTGGGCGGACGGCCACCCCTACGCCCAGCACCACAAGCTGATCTCCGTGGACGGCTCGGCGTTCTCCATCGGCTCCAAGAACCTCTACCCGGCCTGGCTCCAGGACTTCGGATACGTGGTGGAGAGCCCCGCGGCCGCCCGGCAACTCGACGAGCAACTGCTCTCCCCGCAGTGGCAGTACTCGCGCGCGACCGCGACGGTCGACTACGAACGCGGCGTCTGCCAGGCCTGACCCCCTCCCGTGGCGGGCCGGTACCGGGGGTGCTTCCCGGGCACCCCCGGCACCGGCGGACACGCCGTGACCAGCGGTTAGGATGGCCCGCCGCGCAAAAGTGCGGTGCAAGGGGAGTGGTGGGGGATCAGCGTGGACGACCTGACGGTCGACGGCGTCGTACTGCGGTACCGGTTGACGGTCGCGGACTACAAGGAGGCGCTCGTCGCCCGGACGAAAGGCTCGGCCTCGGCCCGCCGTTCGCGCCGGCTGAGCATCGCCTGCTGTGTCCTGGGGGTGGTCCTCGTGGTGCTCATGGTGGCGACGGACTCCGACATCCCGGTGCCGGTTTATGTGATGCCGGTGGTCTTCGGGCTGCTTGTGTGGGGCACGCCCCGCCTCCAGTCCCGACAGTTCGGCAAGTTGTCGCAGGAGCACGGCGATTACCGAACCACCGTCACCGACTCCGACGTCACCATCGCCCACCAGCAGGCAACCGCGACCATGACCTGGCAGGCGGCGCCCCGATACGTCGAGACGCCCCGGCTGTTCGTCCTGCTGAGCGCGGACAAGAACGCCACCTGCCTGACGATCCTGCCCAAGCGCGGCGCCCCGGACGAGGCGACCGCCGAGCGCCTACGGCCGCTCCTCGACCGCCACCGCACCAGGGTCTGACACGCTCGTCCCTCAACGGCCTTCCACGGCAAGGCTGTTGGGCTCGGCACGGGGCAGGGGTGCCGAGTCCCGGAAGGCCGCGAGGGCCCGGCGGTGACTACGGAATGATCGGCCCCGTGGTGACTACGGGATGATCGGGTCGGCGGTGACTACGGGGTGATCGGGCCTGCGCCGCGCACGGTGGGAAGCGCCCGGATGCGGCCGACGGGCACCGTGGATCCGGGGGCGAACAGGTCCACCGGCTGCGTCAGATCGAAGCGGTTGGCGGCGGGCGGGAAACGGGTCAGACCGGTGCACGTCAGACTCAGCGGGGCGTGGGCTTCGAGGGTGAGGGGCGGCTCGTCGCGGCGCTCGACGGTGACCGTCACCAGGATGACGTCGTGCTCGACGAACCGCGGCGGGTGCGCGGACGTCATCCGCAGGCTGCTCTCGGCGAGGGTGTCGGTGCCCTTGAGGGCGATCGTCACCAGGAACTCCCGGTCGGGCGAGGTGCCTTCGAGGTGGAAGCCCGTGGTGCGCAGCAGCAGGCTCCTGGTGGGGTTCGGCTGATGCGGGTTGATCTCCGCCTTCTGCTTGATGCCGCCGGTGAGGTCGGCCGTGATCACCCCCTGGGGCACCTCGATGACGCTGTTGGGGCCGGTCATGTTCGACGGCACTTCGGTGCCGACGGCCGGCATCTCCGTGGAGGAGGCCGACGTCGTCCGGTGTGGGGCGGGGCCGACGGGCGGATCGACCGCCCCGAACGCGGGCGCGGCGGTGAGCAGGACCGCGGCAGCGGACACCATCAGGCGCACACCATGGGCTCGTTTCATTCCTCGTGTCATTCCTCGTGAACGATCCGGCGTCACGGCGCGTACCGCCCGGCGCGGGACACCTGCCCCGTTGGCCCATCGACGGGTCGGCCCAGAGGGAGCTCAGGCCTTGGCCGTGCACGACCCACGTGTTCCCTCGCACGACGGGGGCCGAGGCGGCCGGCGCGCGACGGTGGACACCCGTGTCCGCCCATCTCCACCCCTTGTTCCACCCGTGGGTCCAGGTGCGTGAGACCCGGCCACAGCAGTCTTGAGGCATGACAACGACCGACTGGATCACCGACATCGCGCTCGTCCTCGTCGTCTTCCGGCAGTTGCGGGAAGGCCGCCTCGACCTCAAGTCCTTCCTGATCCCGCTGGGGATCGTGACCTTCGTGGCCACCTCGTATCTCGACGGCATTCCCACCGCCGGCAACGACCTGGTGCTCATCGGAGCGCTGATGGCGGTGGGTGCCGCGCTCGGCATAGCGGGCGGCGTCTACACCCGGATCCGCGCGGCGGGGGAGCACCTGCTGATCAAGGCGGGCGCGGTCTCCGCGGCCCTGTGGGTGCTCGGCATGGGCGCCAGGATGGGCTTCCAGGTGTGGGTCGACCACGGCGGCGCCGGCCACGTCGCCCGGTTCAGCGCCGACCACCACATCACCAGCGGCCAGGCCTGGGTGGCCGCCTTCGTCCTGATGGCGCTCACCGAGGTGATCACGCGGGTCGCCACGATCTTCATCCGCGGCCGCATGGTCACCGCCCGCCAGGGGCTCGCCCCGGTGGCGGCGCCCACCGCCCGGACACTCGACCGTACGGTCTGACCGTGGGCTATGGTCACGCCGTGCCAGAAGCCCAGAACGCCCAGGACCACGGGCCCGCCTCGCACCACGAGGCAGGCCCGTGGGCCGAGCCCGGTCAAGCCCCGTGGGTGCAGTGGCTGCCGACCCTGCTCGTCGTCGTGTCCGCGCTCTGGACGGTCCGGCCGCTCGGCCTCGGCGGCCGGGGCCTGGCGGTCGCCGTCCTGCTCCTGATCAACTGCGTCACCCTGGCGGCCCGGCATCTGCCCGGGTCCAGGGTCCCCCCGAGGGTGGCCCTGGTCTGGCTGACCGGGGGCGTCGTCGCTGCGGCGGCCCTGCTCGGGGTGAGCAGCAGTGGAGCGAGCTATCTGTTCGCGTACTTCCTCGTCGGGCACATCGGCGTCCGCCTGGAGACCCGGCCGGCCCTCGCCCTCGCGGCCCTGTCCAGTCTGCTGTGCGGCGGGGTGCTGTACTTCCGCCTCGGTCCGAACCACGATCTGCTGCCCTGGACGCTCGGTCTCACCACCGGCGCCCCCGTGCTGATCGGCATGCTCAACCGCAGTCGCCTGCGCGCCGTGCGGGCGGCGATCTCGGCGGCCGAGTCCGCCGAGCGGGCCGCCCGGGCCGAGGCCCGCACCTCCGTGCTGACCGAGCGCGGCCGGATCGCCCGCGATGTGCACGACGTCCTGGCGCACTCCCTTGCGGGCATCAACATGCAGCTGGAGCTGGCGGACGCACTCATCGACACCGGCGACCTGGACAAGGTCCGCGAGGCGAACCAGAAGGCACACAGCATGGTCAAGGAGAGCCTGAAACAGGCCCAGTGGACCGTGCACGCGTTGCGTGAGGACGCGCTGCCGCTGGTGGAGAGCCTGACCGCGATGCTGGAGTCGTCCGGCCACCGCGACGCGCTGACCGTGACGGGAAGCGCCCGCGACGTGCCGTCCCCCGTGACCCAGAACCTCCTCCGCATCGCTCAGGAAGCCCTGACCAACGCGGCCCGGCACGCGCCCGGTGGCGAAGTCCGCGTGGAGCTCACCTACGCCGCCCGGACCATGACGCTGGTGGTACGCAACGGTCCGGCGGCCCGTAGGGTGAGCCCGGGTGCGGGCAGCGGAATGGGACTGATCGGCATGCGTGAACGGGTCGCCCTGCTGGGCGGGACGATCACGGCGGGACCGGTGGTGGCCGGCGCGGACGAGGGCGGCTGGAAGGTGGAGGCGGTGATCCCGGGATGAGTGAACCGGCAGGCAGCACACGGCGGTTGAGGGTGGTGGTGGCGGACGACCAGGCCGCCGTACGGGAGCCGCTGGCCGCGGTCCTCGGGCTTGCCGAGGACATCG
Protein-coding sequences here:
- a CDS encoding phospholipase D-like domain-containing protein, whose translation is MARHPRRRRSAFVLRVAVPTLLTALLPVGPAVADTGGAPAPTPHLDAIEQTLRQVSPGLEGRVWERSEGNTLDASVAGGGDWLLQTPGCWGDATCADRPGSRRLLAKMTENISRATGTVDISTLAPFPNGAFQDAVVTGLKASVAAGHHLKVRVLVGAAPLYHLNVLPSKYRDDLVERLGKDAAGVTLNVASMTTSKTAFSWNHSKLLVVDGRSVITGGVNSWKDDYLETTHPVADVDLALSGPAAASAGKYLDELWSWTCRNKNNFASVWFASSDGAGCMPSMPRAAAPETPGAGVPVIAVGGLGVGIQQSDPASAFRPTLPTASDTRCVVGLHDNTNADRDYDTVNPEESALRALISSAGRHIEISQQDLNATCPPLPRYDIRTYDALAAKLAAGVKVRIVVSDPANRGAVGSGGYSQIKSLSEISDVLRARLALLTGDQASARTALCSNLQLATFRGSANPTWADGHPYAQHHKLISVDGSAFSIGSKNLYPAWLQDFGYVVESPAAARQLDEQLLSPQWQYSRATATVDYERGVCQA
- a CDS encoding sensor histidine kinase, giving the protein MQWLPTLLVVVSALWTVRPLGLGGRGLAVAVLLLINCVTLAARHLPGSRVPPRVALVWLTGGVVAAAALLGVSSSGASYLFAYFLVGHIGVRLETRPALALAALSSLLCGGVLYFRLGPNHDLLPWTLGLTTGAPVLIGMLNRSRLRAVRAAISAAESAERAARAEARTSVLTERGRIARDVHDVLAHSLAGINMQLELADALIDTGDLDKVREANQKAHSMVKESLKQAQWTVHALREDALPLVESLTAMLESSGHRDALTVTGSARDVPSPVTQNLLRIAQEALTNAARHAPGGEVRVELTYAARTMTLVVRNGPAARRVSPGAGSGMGLIGMRERVALLGGTITAGPVVAGADEGGWKVEAVIPG